A genomic window from Blastococcus saxobsidens DD2 includes:
- a CDS encoding type II toxin-antitoxin system Phd/YefM family antitoxin produces the protein MLRVGVRELRQNVSKYLARVKAGESVEITERGTLIALLTPPRPADSARDRLVAEGKLLPARGPLRLPEPMHVEGPSTGEVLDDLRADRW, from the coding sequence GTGCTACGGGTCGGGGTACGCGAGCTCCGGCAGAACGTCAGCAAGTACCTGGCGCGCGTCAAGGCGGGAGAATCCGTCGAGATCACCGAACGAGGCACGCTCATCGCGCTGCTCACCCCACCGCGCCCAGCCGACTCGGCCCGTGATCGCTTGGTCGCTGAAGGGAAGCTCCTTCCCGCCCGGGGTCCCCTCCGTCTCCCGGAACCGATGCACGTCGAGGGACCGTCGACCGGCGAGGTGCTGGACGACCTCCGGGCGGACCGCTGGTGA
- a CDS encoding EAL domain-containing protein: MSRERSAAEQQIADLLHTARKSLRLSVAFLSRLDGTTQHLEVVDTSVPFLFQEGHQQKQEVTLCQAVLDEKLPQVIPNLKDFPEAMKLPAARMPRLRSYVSVPVTLSDGSLYGTFCAAGLTSDKDLTTRDKALMDVLASAAAVIIEPEVRSQERRVEIAGRLDPLIAAGGPTVVLQPIVDLSTGHRVGAEALSRFPGDWGMPPDVCFAEAHSVGEGHRLELLALERAASLLDRVDGYVAMNVSPATLLTPECGALLRRLPLERILLELSEHDPVEDYAALTAALAPLRAAGLRLAIDDVGAGFSSLRHIVVTAPDVIKVDRSIVAGLDTDPVLAKLVASLVEFAHGCDVRVVAEGVETAGEHVVLRNLGVDYGQGWYFGRPGPPEALVDVAAPRIPSPRREAAAVVEV, from the coding sequence GTGAGCAGAGAACGCTCGGCAGCCGAGCAGCAGATCGCCGATCTGCTGCACACCGCGCGGAAGTCCCTGCGGCTCAGCGTCGCCTTCCTGAGCCGGCTCGACGGCACGACCCAGCACCTGGAGGTCGTCGACACCTCGGTGCCGTTCCTCTTCCAGGAGGGGCACCAGCAGAAGCAGGAGGTCACCCTCTGCCAGGCGGTCCTGGACGAGAAACTGCCGCAGGTGATCCCGAACCTGAAGGACTTCCCCGAGGCGATGAAGCTGCCGGCGGCCCGCATGCCGCGGCTGCGCAGCTACGTCTCGGTGCCGGTGACCCTCAGCGACGGATCGCTCTACGGCACCTTCTGCGCGGCCGGGCTGACCTCGGACAAGGACCTGACCACGCGCGACAAGGCGCTGATGGACGTGCTGGCCTCGGCGGCCGCCGTGATCATCGAGCCGGAGGTCCGGTCGCAGGAACGCCGCGTGGAGATCGCCGGCCGCCTGGACCCGCTCATCGCCGCGGGCGGTCCCACCGTCGTCCTCCAGCCGATCGTCGATCTCTCCACCGGCCACCGCGTGGGCGCCGAGGCGCTCAGCCGCTTCCCCGGCGACTGGGGCATGCCGCCCGACGTCTGCTTCGCCGAGGCGCACAGCGTCGGCGAGGGGCACCGACTCGAGCTGCTGGCCCTCGAACGCGCCGCCTCGCTGCTCGACCGGGTGGACGGGTACGTGGCCATGAACGTCTCCCCCGCCACCCTGCTCACCCCCGAGTGCGGCGCCCTCCTCCGCCGGCTGCCGCTCGAGCGGATCCTCCTGGAGCTGTCCGAGCACGACCCGGTCGAGGACTACGCGGCCCTGACCGCCGCGCTCGCGCCGCTGCGGGCCGCGGGCCTGCGGCTGGCCATCGACGACGTCGGCGCCGGTTTCTCCTCGCTGCGGCACATCGTGGTCACCGCCCCGGACGTGATCAAGGTCGACCGGAGCATCGTCGCCGGCCTCGACACCGACCCGGTGCTCGCCAAGCTGGTCGCCTCCCTCGTGGAGTTCGCGCACGGCTGCGACGTCCGGGTGGTCGCCGAAGGCGTGGAGACCGCCGGGGAGCACGTCGTCCTGCGGAACCTGGGCGTCGACTACGGCCAGGGCTGGTACTTCGGCCGGCCCGGCCCGCCCGAGGCGCTGGTCGATGTGGCCGCACCGCGCATCCCGTCGCCCCGCCGGGAGGCGGCCGCGGTCGTGGAGGTCTGA
- a CDS encoding alkene reductase, whose translation MPVNEVTPGMDLFSPVRRGELELANRVVMAPLTRLRSGRAGIPRDIVVEHYGQRAGVGLIITEGTFPNDESRSYAGQPGIVTDEQAEGWRKVADAVHARGGRIVMQLMHGGRVSHPEVTGTRVVAPSAIAIRGEVHVGGGTKVPFPVPHALTTDEARATLADIVAAARRAVGAGLDGVELHAANGYLLHEFLSPASNQRDDVYGGSPENRSRLVVEVATAVAEAVGAGRVGIRISPAHDIQDALETDPEDVRATYKALMDGLRPLGLAYLSVLHVEPGGDLVQELRRRFGGPLVANSGFGTVTTREEAVRLIDAAHAEAIAVGRPVLANPDLVERWRGEHPENEPDALTFYASGPEGYTDYPILAAAR comes from the coding sequence GTGCCCGTCAACGAGGTCACGCCGGGCATGGACCTGTTCTCCCCCGTGCGGCGCGGTGAGCTGGAGCTCGCCAACCGCGTCGTGATGGCCCCCCTGACCCGCCTGCGCTCCGGCCGCGCCGGCATCCCGCGCGACATCGTCGTCGAGCACTACGGGCAGCGGGCCGGCGTCGGCCTGATCATCACCGAGGGCACGTTCCCGAACGACGAGTCGCGGTCCTACGCGGGGCAGCCGGGCATCGTCACCGACGAGCAGGCCGAGGGCTGGCGGAAGGTCGCCGACGCGGTGCACGCGCGCGGTGGGCGGATCGTGATGCAGCTCATGCACGGCGGACGCGTCTCGCACCCCGAGGTCACCGGCACCCGCGTCGTCGCCCCCAGCGCGATCGCGATCCGCGGCGAGGTGCACGTCGGCGGCGGCACCAAGGTGCCGTTCCCGGTGCCGCACGCGCTCACCACCGACGAGGCCCGCGCCACGCTGGCCGACATCGTCGCCGCGGCTCGGCGGGCCGTCGGGGCCGGCCTGGACGGCGTCGAGCTGCACGCCGCCAACGGCTACCTGCTGCACGAGTTCCTGTCGCCGGCGTCCAACCAGCGCGACGACGTCTACGGCGGCAGCCCGGAGAACCGCAGCCGCTTGGTCGTCGAGGTGGCCACCGCGGTGGCCGAGGCCGTCGGCGCCGGCCGCGTCGGCATCCGGATCTCCCCGGCGCACGACATCCAGGACGCCCTGGAGACCGACCCCGAGGACGTCCGGGCCACCTACAAGGCGCTCATGGACGGGCTGCGCCCCCTGGGACTGGCCTACCTGAGCGTGTTGCACGTGGAACCAGGCGGCGACCTGGTGCAGGAACTGCGCCGCCGGTTCGGTGGCCCGCTGGTCGCCAACAGCGGCTTCGGCACCGTCACCACCCGGGAGGAGGCGGTGCGGCTGATCGACGCCGCACACGCGGAAGCGATCGCCGTCGGCCGGCCGGTGCTGGCCAACCCCGACCTCGTCGAGCGCTGGCGCGGCGAGCACCCGGAGAACGAGCCCGACGCGCTGACCTTCTACGCGTCCGGGCCCGAGGGCTACACCGACTACCCGATCCTGGCCGCCGCCCGCTGA
- a CDS encoding MarR family winged helix-turn-helix transcriptional regulator has translation MADDGTGELGDLLMRVARTQRRRWRDALAPWDLSPHQARALRVVCERDGDRLSDLADALHIAPRSATEVADALQERGLVERSPDPGDRRAVILRPTDEGRRVRAEVGRARAADSAELFARLGPEDRVALARLLRQLTD, from the coding sequence GTGGCGGACGACGGGACCGGCGAGCTGGGCGACCTGCTGATGCGCGTGGCCCGCACCCAGCGCCGCCGCTGGCGCGACGCCCTCGCGCCCTGGGACCTCTCCCCGCACCAGGCCCGTGCGCTGCGGGTGGTCTGCGAGCGCGACGGCGACCGGCTCTCCGACCTGGCCGACGCGCTGCACATCGCCCCCCGCTCGGCCACCGAGGTCGCCGACGCCCTGCAGGAGCGCGGCCTGGTGGAGCGCAGTCCCGATCCGGGCGACCGTCGCGCGGTGATCCTCCGGCCCACCGACGAGGGCCGGCGGGTCCGCGCGGAGGTCGGCCGCGCCCGGGCCGCCGACTCCGCGGAGCTGTTCGCCCGGCTGGGCCCCGAGGACCGGGTGGCGCTCGCCCGTCTCCTGCGGCAGCTCACCGACTGA
- a CDS encoding MarR family winged helix-turn-helix transcriptional regulator, giving the protein MSAGVQVFDRLLEIALLVQADMARELEPAGLTPARTHLLWEVHQRGPSSQRALATALDVTPRNVTGLVDALEERGFVRREPHPTDRRITLVTLTEQGARTTAEMEKSHREIAAHLVAGFDADRLEQFRTDLDTIAARLHELMDPEARS; this is encoded by the coding sequence ATGTCCGCAGGGGTGCAGGTCTTCGACCGGCTGCTCGAGATCGCCCTCCTCGTGCAGGCCGACATGGCGCGGGAGCTCGAGCCGGCCGGCCTCACCCCGGCCCGCACGCACCTGCTCTGGGAGGTGCACCAGCGCGGCCCGTCCAGCCAGCGCGCCCTGGCCACCGCCCTCGACGTCACCCCCCGGAACGTGACCGGCCTGGTCGACGCACTGGAGGAACGCGGCTTCGTCCGCCGCGAGCCGCATCCCACCGACCGGCGGATCACGCTCGTCACCCTCACCGAGCAGGGCGCGCGGACGACGGCGGAGATGGAGAAGAGCCACCGGGAGATCGCCGCCCACCTGGTGGCCGGCTTCGACGCCGACCGGCTCGAGCAGTTCCGTACCGACCTGGACACCATCGCCGCCCGGCTGCACGAGCTCATGGATCCGGAGGCCCGATCGTGA
- a CDS encoding DUF421 domain-containing protein — translation MQEQLGIDGGTAAFVVLATVAMYLTLVLCVRLVGQRSLATMSSFDLGCAIALGAVVGRTALLLDPTLATGVLAMVTLFATQTVLARLRQSRWVDRLMNRPPVLLMAGPTPLTDNLRAAHVAEDELRQKLRLAGVRNLTEVRCVVLERTGAVSVIRQGEPLDPWLFSDVPGAERLRVAAQDEPGPRRPPS, via the coding sequence ATGCAGGAGCAGCTGGGGATCGACGGGGGGACGGCCGCCTTCGTCGTGCTGGCCACGGTTGCCATGTACCTCACGCTCGTGCTGTGCGTCCGGCTGGTGGGCCAGCGCAGCCTCGCCACCATGTCCAGCTTCGACCTCGGGTGCGCGATCGCGCTGGGCGCGGTGGTCGGCCGGACGGCGCTGCTGCTGGACCCCACCCTGGCGACCGGTGTCCTCGCGATGGTCACGCTCTTCGCGACCCAGACCGTGCTGGCCCGCCTGCGGCAGAGCCGCTGGGTGGACCGGCTGATGAACCGCCCGCCGGTGCTGCTCATGGCCGGCCCCACCCCGCTGACGGACAACCTGCGCGCCGCACATGTCGCCGAGGACGAACTGCGGCAGAAGCTGCGGCTGGCCGGCGTCCGCAACCTCACCGAGGTGCGCTGCGTCGTCCTCGAGCGCACCGGCGCGGTGAGCGTGATCCGGCAGGGCGAGCCGCTGGACCCGTGGCTGTTCTCCGACGTCCCGGGCGCCGAGCGCCTGCGCGTGGCCGCGCAGGACGAGCCCGGCCCCCGGCGCCCGCCGTCCTGA
- a CDS encoding GGDEF domain-containing protein, whose protein sequence is MSAQAASSPQARASTEDEVGLAHTFVQAVDALLCMVDADGRILLSNPALQRFTGVDGDELRGRRFWDVWVVPDDVPHAQEHLRLAVASGRHFAEEADWIDARGDLRRVSMRNTVLFDDDGRPFAVACVGIDVTEDRAREARLRQQTRTDLLTGVANRGALFDALRARLEASECGLLFCDLDDFKTVNDRFGHGVGDQLLAEAATRLVEVAGPDHLVARFGGDEFVILSMAGEERELAELSVRVVARLGMPFPGPEGPLLIGVSVGATVCRAGETADEVIARADRAMYGAKSSQRRRASRD, encoded by the coding sequence GTGTCTGCGCAGGCGGCCTCGTCCCCGCAGGCCCGCGCGTCCACCGAGGACGAGGTCGGTCTCGCGCACACGTTCGTCCAGGCGGTCGATGCACTGCTGTGCATGGTGGACGCCGACGGACGGATCCTGCTGAGCAATCCGGCCCTGCAGCGGTTCACCGGCGTCGACGGCGACGAGCTGCGCGGCCGGCGGTTCTGGGACGTGTGGGTGGTGCCCGACGACGTCCCGCACGCGCAGGAGCACCTCCGCCTGGCGGTGGCCAGCGGGAGGCACTTCGCGGAGGAGGCCGACTGGATCGACGCGCGGGGCGATCTGCGCCGGGTGTCGATGCGCAACACCGTCCTCTTCGACGACGACGGACGGCCCTTCGCGGTCGCCTGCGTGGGCATCGACGTCACCGAGGACCGGGCGCGCGAGGCGCGGCTACGCCAGCAGACCCGCACCGACCTGCTCACCGGCGTCGCCAACCGGGGCGCGTTGTTCGACGCGCTGCGCGCCCGGCTCGAGGCGTCGGAGTGCGGCCTGCTCTTCTGCGACCTGGACGACTTCAAGACCGTGAACGACCGGTTCGGGCACGGGGTGGGCGATCAGCTGCTCGCCGAGGCGGCCACCCGCCTGGTGGAGGTCGCCGGGCCGGACCACCTGGTGGCCCGGTTCGGTGGCGACGAATTCGTCATCCTGTCCATGGCCGGGGAGGAGCGGGAGCTCGCCGAGCTGTCCGTCCGGGTCGTCGCGCGGCTGGGCATGCCGTTTCCCGGTCCCGAGGGCCCGCTGCTGATCGGAGTCAGCGTGGGCGCCACGGTGTGCCGCGCAGGCGAGACGGCCGACGAGGTGATCGCCCGCGCCGATCGCGCGATGTACGGCGCGAAGAGCTCCCAGCGCCGTAGGGCATCCCGGGACTGA
- a CDS encoding glycerate kinase: MTPAALVVAPDKFKGSLSAAAAADAMAAGCRDALPDCRVTAVPVADGGDGTVDVLRRAGARLVRRTVTGPLGADVEAEFAVLGDTAYLETAQACGLRHVPAPGPATARTATTYGVGQLVAAALELGHRRIVLGLGGSATTDGGAGMAVALGARLLDADGRDLPPGGAALSGLAAVDLNGLDARLRDVEVVLACDVDNPLSGPLGAAAVFASQKGADRDSVAELDAALTRFGVRLAAVLGADVAGRPGAGAAGGLGAGTMAFLGARATSGIDLLLELLGLPGTVRGADLVLIGEGRLDDQTFAGKAPVGVARLAGSLGVDVVAVAGQVAARPEALHAAGIQAAHSLTERAESMDDAVRRAAELLRVTAAVAVAEWAERRSAAPRD; the protein is encoded by the coding sequence GTGACGCCGGCCGCTCTCGTCGTCGCCCCCGACAAGTTCAAGGGCAGTCTCTCCGCGGCCGCCGCGGCCGACGCCATGGCCGCGGGGTGCAGGGACGCGCTGCCGGACTGCCGGGTGACCGCCGTCCCGGTCGCCGACGGCGGGGACGGCACGGTCGACGTCCTGCGCCGCGCCGGCGCCCGTCTGGTCCGGCGGACGGTCACCGGCCCGCTCGGCGCGGACGTCGAGGCGGAATTCGCGGTGCTCGGGGACACCGCCTACCTGGAGACGGCGCAGGCGTGCGGGCTGCGCCACGTACCGGCCCCCGGGCCGGCGACCGCACGCACGGCCACGACGTACGGCGTCGGGCAGCTGGTCGCCGCGGCGCTGGAGCTGGGCCATCGCAGGATCGTCCTCGGCCTGGGCGGCAGCGCGACCACCGACGGCGGGGCGGGCATGGCCGTCGCGCTCGGCGCCCGGCTGCTGGACGCGGACGGCCGCGACCTCCCACCGGGCGGCGCCGCGCTGTCGGGCCTGGCGGCGGTGGACCTCAACGGCCTGGACGCGCGCCTCCGGGACGTGGAGGTCGTGCTCGCCTGCGACGTGGACAACCCGCTCTCGGGGCCGTTGGGGGCCGCCGCGGTGTTCGCGTCGCAGAAGGGGGCCGACCGCGACTCCGTGGCCGAGCTGGATGCCGCGCTCACCCGCTTCGGGGTCCGGCTGGCGGCGGTATTGGGCGCCGACGTGGCCGGCCGCCCCGGCGCCGGCGCGGCCGGTGGCCTCGGGGCCGGGACCATGGCCTTCCTCGGCGCGCGGGCCACCTCGGGCATCGACCTGCTGCTGGAGCTGCTCGGCCTGCCCGGCACCGTCCGCGGGGCGGACCTGGTGCTGATCGGCGAGGGTCGGCTCGACGACCAGACCTTCGCCGGGAAGGCGCCGGTGGGAGTGGCCCGCCTGGCCGGGTCGCTGGGCGTCGACGTCGTCGCGGTGGCGGGCCAGGTGGCCGCGCGGCCGGAGGCGCTGCACGCCGCCGGCATCCAGGCGGCGCACTCCCTCACCGAGCGGGCGGAGAGCATGGACGACGCGGTCCGCCGGGCCGCGGAGCTCCTCCGGGTGACCGCGGCCGTGGCGGTGGCGGAGTGGGCGGAGCGCCGCTCGGCGGCGCCGCGGGACTGA
- a CDS encoding oxidoreductase yields the protein MTWTPADIPDLTGRTAVITGGNGGLGLVCAHELARAGAHVVIAARDQDKARTAEQQVRARHPEASVEVVRLDLGSLDSVAEAAETVQRAHDRVDLLLNNAGVMAMPQRRTDDGFEMQFGVDHLGHFALTAQLLPALLRAAAARVVTVSSTARFAGGPMNPDDPHLTRGYGPWRAYARAKWANYHFGLGLQRQFEQAGVAARSLVAHPGLSHTDLQARTVREGGAGWLGAVSEVLAARSGMPPALGARPQLRAATDPRARGGELYAPRYASSGPAVRRPILRRWDLDRRIAELWAVSERETGVVLDVSAAV from the coding sequence GTGACCTGGACTCCCGCGGACATCCCCGACCTGACCGGCCGCACCGCGGTGATCACCGGCGGGAACGGTGGCCTCGGTCTCGTCTGCGCGCACGAACTGGCCCGCGCCGGCGCGCACGTCGTGATCGCCGCCCGGGACCAGGACAAGGCACGCACCGCCGAGCAGCAGGTCCGCGCCCGCCACCCCGAGGCCTCGGTGGAGGTCGTCCGCCTCGACCTCGGTTCGCTGGACTCGGTCGCGGAGGCGGCGGAGACCGTCCAGCGCGCCCACGACCGGGTCGACCTGCTGCTCAACAACGCCGGCGTGATGGCGATGCCGCAACGGCGCACCGACGACGGCTTCGAGATGCAGTTCGGCGTCGACCACCTGGGTCACTTCGCCCTCACGGCACAGCTGCTGCCCGCGCTGCTGCGCGCCGCGGCCGCCCGCGTCGTCACGGTCTCCAGCACCGCCCGCTTCGCCGGCGGCCCGATGAACCCGGACGATCCGCACCTCACCCGCGGCTACGGGCCCTGGCGCGCCTACGCCCGCGCGAAGTGGGCCAACTACCACTTCGGGCTGGGACTGCAGCGGCAGTTCGAGCAGGCCGGCGTCGCGGCGCGCAGCCTGGTCGCGCACCCCGGGCTGTCCCACACCGACCTGCAGGCCCGGACCGTCCGGGAGGGCGGCGCCGGCTGGCTGGGCGCCGTGTCGGAGGTGCTGGCCGCGCGCAGCGGCATGCCCCCGGCCCTGGGCGCCCGCCCCCAGCTGCGCGCCGCCACCGATCCACGGGCCCGCGGCGGCGAGCTCTACGCGCCGCGGTACGCCTCCAGCGGTCCCGCCGTCCGCCGGCCGATCCTGCGGCGCTGGGACCTCGACCGGCGGATCGCCGAGCTCTGGGCGGTCTCCGAGCGGGAGACGGGCGTCGTCCTCGACGTCTCCGCCGCGGTCTGA
- a CDS encoding ABC transporter ATP-binding protein, translated as MSGGRGGGPGGGGNSGRRPDPADRAQLERSPVRWSRVAALFRPYRWQLAVVMALIVASSTVALATPFLIRLVIDEAIPEQDVPLLLWAVAGMLAVTVITAIFGVGQTWLSTTVGQRVMHGLRTAVFTHLQRQSLGFFTRTKGGEVQSRLMNDIGSMQSVVTSTATSFASSATTVIGTAVAMAVLSWRLSLLSLVVLPPAVWLTRRVARMRRAITAQRQRHLADLHSQVEEGLSVSGVLLGKTLGAGPAQSRRFAGTSEYLVDLEVRSQLAGRWRMATMSIVFAGIPALIYLAAGLPATSGGMTIGTLVAFTTLQGALFRPLMQLLDIGVSLTASMALFSRVFEYLDLPVDIDDPADPVPVDGASVRGEVRFEHVGFRYPDGIRPALTGVDVTVPAGSTLALVGETGSGKSTLASLIARLNDPTTGRVLVDGVDVRDMRLADLARVVGVVSQETYLLHGTVRENLLHARPDATDEEIVDAARRAQVHEIIAALPDGYDTVVGARGHRFSGGEKQRLAIARTLLRDPRVLVLDEATSALDNETERAVQAALDEASRGRTTITIAHRLSTVRHADCIVVLDAGRIVEQGAHEELVDRGGRYARLAGIAQRDAVLAG; from the coding sequence ATGAGTGGCGGCCGGGGCGGTGGTCCCGGCGGCGGCGGGAACTCCGGGCGCCGGCCCGACCCGGCCGACCGCGCCCAGCTCGAGCGCTCGCCGGTCCGGTGGAGCCGGGTGGCGGCGCTGTTCCGTCCCTACCGCTGGCAGCTCGCCGTCGTCATGGCGCTGATCGTGGCGTCCTCGACCGTCGCGCTGGCCACCCCGTTCCTCATCCGGCTGGTCATCGACGAGGCGATCCCCGAGCAGGACGTGCCGCTGCTGCTGTGGGCGGTCGCCGGGATGCTCGCCGTCACGGTGATCACGGCGATCTTCGGGGTCGGGCAGACCTGGCTGTCCACCACCGTCGGGCAGCGGGTCATGCACGGCCTGCGGACGGCGGTCTTCACCCACCTGCAGCGGCAGTCGCTGGGCTTCTTCACCCGCACCAAGGGCGGGGAGGTGCAGTCCCGGCTAATGAACGACATCGGCAGCATGCAGTCGGTGGTCACCTCGACCGCGACGTCCTTCGCCTCGAGCGCCACGACGGTCATCGGCACCGCCGTCGCCATGGCCGTGCTGAGCTGGCGGCTGTCCCTGCTCTCGCTGGTCGTGCTGCCCCCGGCGGTCTGGCTCACCCGTCGGGTCGCCCGCATGCGCCGGGCGATCACCGCCCAGCGGCAGCGGCACCTGGCCGACCTGCACTCCCAGGTCGAGGAGGGGCTCTCGGTCAGCGGCGTCCTGCTCGGGAAGACCCTCGGCGCCGGGCCGGCCCAGTCGCGGCGGTTCGCCGGCACGTCGGAGTACCTGGTCGACCTCGAGGTGCGCTCGCAGCTGGCCGGCCGCTGGCGGATGGCCACGATGAGCATCGTCTTCGCCGGCATCCCGGCGCTGATCTACCTGGCCGCCGGCCTGCCGGCGACGTCCGGTGGCATGACCATCGGCACCCTGGTCGCCTTCACCACGCTGCAGGGCGCGCTCTTCCGCCCGCTCATGCAGCTGCTCGACATCGGCGTCTCGCTGACCGCCTCGATGGCGCTGTTCAGCCGGGTCTTCGAGTACCTCGACCTGCCCGTCGACATCGACGACCCGGCGGACCCGGTGCCGGTCGACGGTGCCTCCGTCCGTGGCGAGGTGCGGTTCGAGCACGTCGGCTTCCGCTATCCCGACGGAATCCGGCCCGCGCTGACCGGCGTCGACGTCACGGTGCCGGCCGGCTCGACCCTGGCGCTGGTCGGCGAGACCGGGTCGGGCAAGAGCACGCTGGCCTCGCTGATCGCCCGGCTCAACGATCCCACCACCGGCCGGGTGCTGGTCGACGGCGTCGACGTGCGTGACATGCGGCTGGCCGACCTCGCCCGCGTGGTCGGCGTCGTCTCCCAGGAGACCTACCTGCTGCACGGCACCGTGCGGGAGAACCTGCTGCACGCCCGGCCCGACGCCACCGACGAGGAGATCGTCGACGCCGCCCGCCGGGCCCAGGTCCACGAGATCATCGCCGCGCTGCCCGACGGCTACGACACCGTGGTGGGGGCCCGCGGGCACCGGTTCTCCGGCGGGGAGAAGCAGCGGCTGGCCATCGCCCGGACGCTGCTGCGCGACCCCCGGGTGCTGGTGCTCGACGAGGCCACCAGCGCGCTGGACAACGAGACCGAGCGGGCGGTGCAGGCCGCGCTCGACGAGGCCAGCCGCGGCCGGACGACGATCACCATCGCGCACCGGCTCTCGACCGTGCGGCACGCCGACTGCATCGTCGTCCTCGACGCGGGGCGGATCGTCGAGCAGGGCGCGCACGAGGAGCTCGTGGACCGGGGCGGCCGGTACGCCCGGCTGGCCGGCATCGCGCAGCGGGACGCCGTCCTCGCCGGCTGA
- a CDS encoding EstA family serine hydrolase, with protein MAEVHGRCDERFAGVREALAQQLDGEELGASVAVDLDGKTVVDLWGGYRDEARTQPWSEHTVVNVWSTTKCVLALAALMLVERGELDLDAPVGDYWPEFSAKGKKDVRVRHLLSHTSGVSGWEQPFSIRDMYDWTSATERLAQQRPWWEPGTASGYHANNQGHLVGEVIRRITGLTFKRFVADRIADPLGADFQIGARESEVSRIAPVVAPPRPDVDPRTLDPESVSVKTFTGPTASAKAANSPEWRAADLGALNGHSNARGVMRVLRTLSLGGASGGVRLLSPETVEKVLEPQADGVDLVLGAPFRWGTGFCLGSPTVPYVPGGRTFFWGGWGGSLVVMDLDRRLTTSYMMNKMGSGLIGSPRSEAYVRAVYDALG; from the coding sequence ATGGCCGAGGTCCACGGGCGGTGCGACGAGCGCTTCGCCGGGGTGCGGGAGGCGCTGGCGCAGCAGCTGGACGGCGAGGAGCTGGGCGCCTCGGTCGCCGTCGACCTGGACGGCAAGACCGTCGTCGACCTGTGGGGTGGCTACCGGGACGAGGCACGGACCCAGCCGTGGTCGGAGCACACCGTCGTCAACGTCTGGTCGACGACGAAGTGCGTGCTGGCGCTGGCGGCGCTCATGCTCGTCGAGCGGGGGGAGCTGGACCTCGACGCGCCGGTGGGTGACTACTGGCCCGAGTTCTCCGCCAAGGGCAAGAAGGACGTGCGGGTGCGGCACCTGCTGTCGCACACCTCCGGCGTCTCCGGCTGGGAGCAGCCGTTCTCGATCCGCGACATGTACGACTGGACCTCGGCCACCGAGCGGCTGGCGCAGCAGCGCCCCTGGTGGGAGCCGGGGACGGCCTCGGGCTACCACGCGAACAACCAGGGGCACCTCGTCGGTGAGGTGATCCGGCGGATCACCGGGCTCACCTTCAAGCGGTTCGTGGCCGACCGGATCGCCGACCCGCTGGGGGCGGACTTCCAGATCGGCGCGCGGGAGTCCGAGGTGTCCCGGATCGCGCCGGTCGTCGCGCCACCGCGCCCCGACGTCGACCCGCGCACGCTCGACCCCGAGTCGGTCAGCGTGAAGACCTTCACCGGGCCGACGGCGTCAGCGAAGGCGGCGAACTCCCCGGAGTGGCGGGCGGCGGACCTCGGTGCGCTGAACGGGCACTCGAACGCCCGCGGGGTCATGCGGGTGCTGCGCACGCTGTCGCTGGGTGGTGCGTCCGGCGGCGTCCGGCTGCTCTCGCCGGAGACGGTGGAGAAGGTGCTGGAGCCGCAGGCCGACGGCGTCGACCTGGTGCTGGGTGCGCCGTTCCGCTGGGGGACGGGTTTCTGCCTCGGCTCGCCGACGGTGCCGTACGTGCCCGGGGGGCGGACGTTCTTCTGGGGTGGCTGGGGCGGCTCGCTGGTGGTCATGGACCTCGACCGGCGGCTGACGACCAGCTACATGATGAACAAGATGGGCAGCGGGCTGATCGGCTCGCCGCGCAGCGAGGCGTACGTCCGCGCCGTGTACGACGCGCTGGGCTGA